From the genome of Hydrogenobacter hydrogenophilus:
AACTCTTAGTATTCCAGCTCCTATAGCCATGCTTAACCTCCTTTTAGAGTTTTTATCCGCAACCGCCTACGGTTACTTTGACCTCCTTGGTTGCCATAAGGTACGAACCATCCTTTAGCTTAAGTATGGCTCTCACATTGGAAGTCTGACCCATTTTGATCCTTGTAGCAAAGTAAACCTTACCGTTCATAGGTGTGAGTTTTACATCTGCTATCCATGGACTTGGATTGTTATCAACAAATATCCATATACTATCTACTTTTTCTACAGGAATGTCTGACTCTACGGAAACAGGCACATTAGCACCGGATTCTGCAATGGTGGGTGCCTGAAGCTTCACATCTGCTGACTCCTTGATCTGAGAGAGAGACACTCCAAGCCTTTTTTGGATGTCTTCTTCAAGCTTGGACGCAGCTAAGGAAGGTCCAAAAAGACCCGGCACAAAGGTTAGGCCAGCAACTCCTACCGCTGATAGCACCAAGAACCGCCTTCTGTCCATGTTTAC
Proteins encoded in this window:
- the soxY gene encoding thiosulfate oxidation carrier protein SoxY, translated to MDRRRFLVLSAVGVAGLTFVPGLFGPSLAASKLEEDIQKRLGVSLSQIKESADVKLQAPTIAESGANVPVSVESDIPVEKVDSIWIFVDNNPSPWIADVKLTPMNGKVYFATRIKMGQTSNVRAILKLKDGSYLMATKEVKVTVGGCG